One genomic segment of Streptomyces niveus includes these proteins:
- a CDS encoding glutaredoxin family protein, with amino-acid sequence MSPLLRRTKKKPAERVVTLVSKPGCHLCDDARAVVAAVCAETGASWEEKDITVDEELHRAYWEQIPVVLVDGEQHTFWRVDADRLRKELGT; translated from the coding sequence ATGAGCCCCCTCCTGCGCCGTACGAAGAAGAAGCCCGCCGAGCGCGTGGTGACGCTCGTCTCCAAACCCGGCTGCCATCTCTGCGACGACGCGCGCGCCGTGGTGGCCGCCGTCTGCGCCGAGACCGGGGCGTCCTGGGAGGAGAAGGACATCACGGTCGACGAAGAGTTGCACCGCGCCTACTGGGAGCAGATTCCGGTCGTGCTCGTGGACGGCGAACAGCACACCTTCTGGCGTGTTGACGCCGATCGGCTGCGCAAGGAACTGGGGACCTGA